From a region of the Helicobacter hepaticus ATCC 51449 genome:
- a CDS encoding polysaccharide deacetylase family protein — protein sequence MNQEKVLLKNKRFILSFIFIAICTIVGIIAYVFLHQKYSNPPSLESIVAKYDHLSPTQWGEKLEGITSLLPDKSKPVAYLTFDACGGAYDKALIDYLIAHNIQATLFINARWIHKHTDDFIKLAQNPLFSIQNHGTKHLPLSVNGKSIYHIKGTDSVSGVYKEIMDNDELIFKLTGKKPHYFRSGTAYYDEIAVSILKDLGYKIGGFDVLGDGGATFSKQKIIKQAQKARNGSILIYHFNKPQSDTFAGIKEVVPMLLEKGFYFGKLEE from the coding sequence ATGAATCAAGAGAAGGTCTTGCTGAAAAATAAACGATTTATTCTAAGTTTTATATTTATCGCTATATGCACTATTGTAGGCATTATAGCTTATGTATTCCTGCATCAAAAATACTCTAATCCGCCAAGTTTAGAATCTATTGTGGCTAAATATGACCACCTTAGCCCTACACAATGGGGCGAGAAACTAGAAGGCATTACTTCACTTTTGCCTGATAAAAGTAAGCCTGTTGCATATCTCACATTTGATGCTTGTGGTGGGGCGTATGATAAGGCATTGATTGATTATTTAATAGCTCATAATATTCAAGCCACCTTATTTATTAATGCACGTTGGATTCATAAACACACAGATGATTTTATAAAACTCGCTCAAAATCCGCTTTTTTCTATCCAAAATCACGGCACAAAGCACCTTCCTCTTAGCGTAAATGGCAAATCAATTTATCATATCAAAGGCACAGATTCTGTGAGCGGAGTATATAAAGAGATTATGGATAATGATGAGCTTATTTTTAAACTCACAGGTAAAAAGCCACATTATTTTCGCTCTGGCACAGCATATTATGATGAAATAGCAGTATCCATACTCAAAGATTTGGGTTATAAAATTGGTGGATTTGATGTATTGGGCGATGGTGGAGCAACTTTTTCTAAGCAAAAGATTATCAAACAAGCGCAAAAAGCGCGTAATGGTTCAATTCTTATTTATCATTTCAATAAACCTCAAAGCGATACATTTGCAGGAATTAAAGAAGTGGTGCCTATGCTTTTGGAGAAAGGTTTTTATTTTGGAAAGCTTGAAGAATAA
- a CDS encoding Na/Pi cotransporter family protein — MFQKYLIPLCIVTIIYLVSTSEALTSVTAGLAILLFGMLSLGNGFRVFNGGFLENLLTSSTNTSIKSVSFGAIATAIMQSSSLVSVLSISFVSAALLNLSQGIGVMFGANLGNSAGSWLIAGVSGMKISALALPLVVGGVLFNFQNNKTAKGVGQIFIGIGFFFLGVSYIKEGFEEYKEIIDFSQYSIEGLRGVLFFVGLGALMTAIVQSSHATLTIIIAAFAAGSLTYENALAATLGTSVGGVVTAAVASLSTNIDGKRLAAANCIFNFGIALLVIATFDYFVWVNSTFASLLGLGEESVLRIALFHTLFNLVAVVILLPLIPKIATILEKSMTQKDTQVDKPLYINSTIVRYPDTAFIALTKEIEHLYQNAFELIAHSLGFSRADITSDKNMSEVLKKDVWKKEDIDIEIFYIKKIKVLFNAILDFSTQVQAHTQDAAYISKFALLTSSSRHIVEAIKSMELLQPNLKKNSVSKNSILSSEYNNLRLHLAELLRSIQEIGFDRQIHPEEAIIKLKAQKKTFKKIDKDSIVHIESMLSKKEISVSNSTSLLNAIGFSHNIAKELANAIIQIQKTYIEKDEVPNDIIGGNDNESREGLAEK, encoded by the coding sequence ATGTTTCAAAAATATCTTATCCCTCTGTGTATCGTTACAATCATCTATCTTGTCTCTACGAGTGAGGCTCTTACAAGCGTTACTGCTGGACTTGCAATTTTGCTCTTTGGTATGCTTAGCCTTGGTAATGGCTTTAGAGTGTTTAATGGAGGCTTTTTAGAGAATCTTCTCACTTCATCAACGAATACCTCTATTAAAAGTGTAAGTTTTGGAGCAATAGCTACAGCAATTATGCAAAGTTCCTCTCTTGTTTCTGTGCTTTCTATATCTTTTGTTTCAGCTGCACTCCTTAATCTTTCTCAAGGTATTGGCGTAATGTTTGGGGCAAATCTCGGTAATAGTGCCGGTTCGTGGCTTATTGCAGGAGTAAGCGGTATGAAAATTTCAGCCCTTGCGTTGCCACTCGTTGTAGGCGGTGTATTGTTCAATTTTCAAAATAATAAAACTGCAAAAGGCGTAGGACAAATTTTTATTGGCATTGGATTCTTTTTCTTGGGTGTCTCTTACATTAAAGAAGGCTTTGAAGAATACAAAGAAATCATTGACTTCTCACAATATTCCATAGAAGGCTTAAGAGGAGTGCTCTTTTTCGTAGGACTTGGTGCATTAATGACAGCTATCGTGCAAAGCTCACACGCCACACTCACTATTATCATTGCTGCATTTGCTGCAGGAAGCTTGACTTATGAAAATGCCCTAGCAGCCACACTTGGCACAAGCGTTGGTGGTGTAGTAACTGCAGCAGTAGCCTCACTTAGCACAAATATAGATGGTAAGCGCCTAGCTGCAGCAAATTGTATTTTTAACTTCGGTATTGCCCTACTTGTAATTGCAACATTTGATTATTTTGTATGGGTTAATAGCACATTTGCTTCGCTTCTTGGTTTGGGTGAAGAAAGTGTGTTACGCATTGCTTTGTTTCACACACTCTTTAATCTTGTGGCAGTCGTTATTTTGCTTCCATTAATACCTAAAATAGCTACCATACTTGAAAAATCTATGACACAAAAAGATACTCAAGTAGATAAACCCCTTTATATTAACAGCACAATCGTGCGTTACCCAGATACTGCTTTTATTGCCCTTACTAAAGAAATTGAACATCTCTACCAAAATGCTTTTGAGCTTATTGCGCACTCTTTGGGTTTTTCACGTGCAGATATTACCAGTGATAAAAATATGAGTGAGGTATTAAAAAAAGATGTATGGAAAAAAGAGGATATTGATATTGAAATTTTTTATATCAAAAAAATCAAAGTGCTTTTTAATGCCATACTTGATTTTTCTACACAAGTGCAAGCTCACACGCAAGATGCAGCTTATATTTCCAAATTTGCGCTTCTTACTTCATCTTCGCGGCATATTGTTGAGGCTATAAAAAGTATGGAACTTTTACAACCCAATCTGAAAAAAAATAGTGTATCTAAAAATTCAATTCTCTCAAGCGAATATAATAATCTAAGATTGCATCTTGCTGAACTTTTGCGCAGTATCCAAGAAATAGGATTCGATAGACAAATCCACCCTGAAGAAGCTATTATTAAGCTTAAAGCGCAAAAAAAGACATTCAAAAAAATAGACAAAGATTCTATTGTGCATATAGAATCTATGCTAAGCAAAAAAGAAATTAGTGTCTCTAATAGCACTTCGCTTCTCAATGCAATAGGTTTTAGCCACAATATTGCCAAAGAACTTGCGAATGCAATCATTCAAATCCAAAAAACATATATAGAAAAAGATGAAGTGCCAAATGATATTATAGGAGGCAATGATAATGAATCAAGAGAAGGTCTTGCTGAAAAATAA
- a CDS encoding AEC family transporter codes for MLLAIYSVCVFIFIGYIAKLLRLVGNKQSGILLGFLLNFALPAQIFNGTYHADIDSVFFSVCLVSFLCSISGGLVLFAIGKALKFNRDSIITMSFMGAFGNTLFLGLPIVNGALGEAYANKVIIYDQIVTGIPIAFLAPLILSLGGKGSFRPKAIALRLFQSPLFLALLCGLALKFLPIKIPDELFLPLKSLAQTATPVALFAIGVQMSLQSIKEEWKPTSILLFGKMFIAPLLLFSAVKIGFNEFNDLWRMALIEVAMPPVVSAGAIVIRAGLNARLAVSAIAFGILLSFVSVPLWLTLT; via the coding sequence ATGCTTCTTGCGATTTATAGCGTATGTGTATTTATTTTTATCGGTTACATTGCAAAACTTTTGCGGCTTGTAGGAAATAAGCAAAGCGGTATTTTGCTTGGCTTTTTGCTCAATTTTGCACTGCCAGCACAAATCTTTAATGGCACTTATCACGCCGATATTGATAGTGTATTTTTTTCTGTATGTTTGGTAAGCTTTCTTTGCTCTATAAGCGGCGGTTTGGTACTTTTTGCGATTGGCAAAGCTTTAAAATTCAATCGAGATTCTATTATCACAATGAGCTTTATGGGAGCATTTGGCAACACACTTTTTTTAGGACTACCCATTGTTAATGGCGCACTTGGCGAAGCATATGCAAATAAAGTGATTATTTATGACCAAATTGTTACAGGTATTCCTATCGCTTTCCTTGCACCACTTATTCTAAGTCTTGGAGGCAAAGGAAGTTTTCGCCCCAAAGCGATTGCTTTGAGGCTTTTTCAAAGTCCTCTTTTCCTTGCTTTACTCTGTGGCTTAGCACTCAAATTTTTACCTATAAAAATCCCCGATGAACTCTTTCTCCCGCTTAAAAGCCTCGCTCAAACTGCTACTCCCGTGGCACTTTTTGCTATCGGGGTGCAAATGAGTCTTCAATCTATTAAAGAGGAATGGAAGCCAACTTCAATTTTGCTCTTTGGCAAAATGTTTATTGCACCTTTGTTACTTTTTAGTGCCGTAAAGATTGGTTTTAACGAATTTAATGATTTATGGCGTATGGCACTTATTGAAGTTGCTATGCCCCCAGTAGTAAGCGCTGGAGCAATTGTCATTAGAGCAGGATTAAATGCAAGACTTGCTGTAAGCGCTATCGCTTTTGGTATTTTACTTAGTTTTGTGAGTGTACCCCTATGGCTTACTCTCACATAA
- a CDS encoding Mrp/NBP35 family ATP-binding protein encodes MPQNQEQITEILSSVIYPNFSKDIVSFGFLKEVKVSDNEVRVRIDIPSSSQEIIEKLRQEISQKLESVLQGATLHLEINSPKPAPQPQPKTKNLAPHIKHFVMVSSGKGGVGKSTSSVNLAIALAQQGKKVGLLDADIYGPNIPRMLGLNANKAQVDESQKKLIPLKAFGVEMMSMGVLYDEGQSLIWRGPMIMRAIEQMLTDVIWSNLDVLVIDMPPGTGDAQLTLAQSVPVSAGVIVTTPQKVSLDDSARSLDMFDKLKVPIAGIIENMSGFICPDCGKEYDIFGKGTSEVLANEYSTHILAQVPLEPKVREGGDSGKPIAFFEPDSQSAKAYMQAAAKILNFLEKVSSQNLADNKDIQPTQHKH; translated from the coding sequence ATGCCACAAAATCAAGAACAAATCACAGAAATTTTATCAAGTGTGATTTATCCTAATTTTTCAAAAGACATCGTGAGTTTTGGTTTTCTTAAAGAAGTGAAAGTAAGCGATAATGAGGTAAGAGTTCGTATAGATATACCTTCAAGCTCACAAGAAATAATTGAAAAATTAAGACAAGAGATAAGTCAAAAACTTGAAAGTGTATTGCAAGGAGCGACTTTACATCTTGAAATCAATTCTCCTAAACCTGCACCACAGCCTCAACCAAAAACTAAGAATCTTGCTCCACATATTAAACATTTTGTAATGGTAAGCTCTGGTAAAGGTGGTGTGGGAAAATCTACTTCAAGCGTGAATCTTGCAATTGCTCTTGCACAGCAGGGCAAAAAAGTAGGCTTGCTTGATGCAGATATTTATGGTCCTAATATTCCGCGAATGCTCGGGCTTAATGCCAATAAGGCTCAAGTAGATGAAAGTCAAAAAAAGCTTATTCCACTCAAAGCTTTTGGTGTTGAAATGATGAGTATGGGTGTGCTTTATGATGAGGGGCAAAGCCTCATTTGGCGGGGTCCTATGATTATGCGCGCGATTGAGCAAATGCTTACAGATGTGATTTGGAGTAATCTTGATGTGCTTGTGATTGATATGCCACCGGGCACAGGCGATGCACAGCTTACTCTTGCTCAAAGTGTGCCTGTGAGTGCGGGTGTTATCGTAACAACTCCACAAAAAGTAAGCCTTGATGATAGCGCGAGAAGTTTAGATATGTTTGATAAGCTTAAAGTGCCAATTGCGGGGATTATTGAAAATATGAGTGGTTTTATTTGCCCAGATTGTGGTAAAGAATATGATATTTTTGGTAAAGGCACAAGCGAAGTGCTAGCAAATGAATATTCTACGCATATACTTGCTCAAGTGCCGCTTGAACCAAAAGTGCGTGAGGGTGGTGATAGTGGTAAGCCTATTGCATTTTTTGAGCCAGATTCTCAAAGTGCAAAGGCATATATGCAAGCCGCTGCAAAGATTCTAAACTTTTTGGAAAAAGTCTCATCGCAAAATCTTGCTGACAATAAAGATATTCAGCCTACACAGCATAAACATTAA